The DNA window CGAACTAGAGGCGTGTTCCCTATGAGTTGGGTAATGTCACTGGCGATCTTCATGGCAGCTTTCGCTCCAATCCCTAGTATTTTACTTACATTTAGTCTATGCCTCTACCTAGGCTATGTCAAGCGCCATAACCATTACCGCCATTCCGCCCGTTCCTTCAACCCATAATAGCCAGCGCCTTTTGAACAGCAACGTTGGCATCCACACCATAAGCATCAGCGCCGATGCTCTTAGCAAAACTAGGGGTAACTGGAAGGCCCCCTACCAGAACCTTGATTTGGCGACCGGCCGGTACCTTCCGAACCGCTTGTACCGCCTCGCGCATGTATGGCAAAGTTGTAGTCAGGGTAGCTGACAAAGCCAAAATGTTGGGCCTTTCCTTTTCCACCGCCTCCACAAAGCGACTGGCGGGGATGTCGACCCCAAGGTCCACCACTGCAAACCCTGCCCCTTGGAGCATGATGGCAACTACAGATTTGCCCAAGTCGTGGAGGTCGTAGTGAACTGTGCCGATGACCACCTTGCCACGGTTGCCTAAAAAGGAGTCCGCCAAAAACGGGCGCAAGAGCTTAATCCCCTTGGCCATCGCCCGCGAGGCCATAATCACCTCGGGGACATAGACGTCGTTGTCCCGAAACTGGCGGCCAACGACGCGCATGCCAGCCATTAAGCCTTCCTCAAGGATATCTCTTGGGGGTATCATGGCCTGCAAAGCTTTGGCTATCACCTCGTCAATGCCCCGAGGATCGCCATCAATTACTTTGTCAGCCACCTGCTTAAGCACTTCGGCCCTATCCATGGCAATCAGCACCTTCTCTAGCAGCGCACTTTTTTGTTGATCTCTCGGAAGTCTAAGGTTTTGTTACCCAATCCCTTCTTAATGCC is part of the Clostridia bacterium genome and encodes:
- a CDS encoding corrinoid protein, whose translation is MDRAEVLKQVADKVIDGDPRGIDEVIAKALQAMIPPRDILEEGLMAGMRVVGRQFRDNDVYVPEVIMASRAMAKGIKLLRPFLADSFLGNRGKVVIGTVHYDLHDLGKSVVAIMLQGAGFAVVDLGVDIPASRFVEAVEKERPNILALSATLTTTLPYMREAVQAVRKVPAGRQIKVLVGGLPVTPSFAKSIGADAYGVDANVAVQKALAIMG